GCCATGGCACCGGAAGAAACCGGCCGATTATTTCACGAATTGCAGGTCCACCAGATCGAGCTGGAGATGCAAAATGAGGAGCTGCGCCGGGCCCAGGAAGACCTTGAAACAACCCGGGACAGGTACTTTGACCTCTATGATCTGGCCCCGGTCGGGTATTTGACCCTCAGCGAGCACGGGCTGATTTTGGAAGCCAATCTGACTGCCACCCAAATGCTCGGCCTGGATAGAAGCCGGTTGGCCGGGCAGCCTTTGTCCCGCTTTATCTTCCGGGATGACCAGGACCTGTACTACCTGTTCCTCAAACGACTCTTCGAAGGAAAACCGCCGCCGACCTTTGAACTGCGGATGAAGGGAGATGACGGCAGACTGTTCTGGGTGCAGATGAAGACCGCCGTGACGCGGGATAGCGGAGGGGCGCTGGTCTGGCGGGCTACGTTGAGCGATATCACCGAGCGCAAAAAAATGGATGAGCGGCTGGAGGAATCGGAGAAACAACTCCGCTACCTTTCGTCGGAGCTGATGACCGCCTATGAAAGGGAAAGGAGAAAAATTGCCGGAGATCTTCACGACGGCATTGCCGCCATGTTGAGCGCTCTCAAGTTCAGAATTGAGCAACTCGGTGAGGTCATACCGGATGAAAAGGACCGGGCTAAGGTACAAGATCTCGTACTTCGTGTCAGACAGATTATTGATGAGACCCGCCGGATCATGGCTGATTTACGTCCCTCGGTATTGGATGACTTAGGCATCGTCCCGGCCATCCATTGGTTCTGCCGGGAATATCAAAAAACCTATTCCAGCCTGGTTGTTGAAAAACAGATCGCTATCGAAGATAACGAGATCCCTGATGCCTTGCA
This region of Deltaproteobacteria bacterium genomic DNA includes:
- a CDS encoding PAS domain-containing sensor histidine kinase; this encodes MAENKTPQNDRSDPSTDTGQTLRRQAEERLKQQSHDRGAMAPEETGRLFHELQVHQIELEMQNEELRRAQEDLETTRDRYFDLYDLAPVGYLTLSEHGLILEANLTATQMLGLDRSRLAGQPLSRFIFRDDQDLYYLFLKRLFEGKPPPTFELRMKGDDGRLFWVQMKTAVTRDSGGALVWRATLSDITERKKMDERLEESEKQLRYLSSELMTAYERERRKIAGDLHDGIAAMLSALKFRIEQLGEVIPDEKDRAKVQDLVLRVRQIIDETRRIMADLRPSVLDDLGIVPAIHWFCREYQKTYSSLVVEKQIAIEDNEIPDALHTPIFRIVQEAMNNIAKHSGATSVTLSLGNTAQGIELVIRDNGQGFDLGRKMQMDDSRKGLGLASMKERAELLGGTFAITTGQETGTTIRVLWPMASPA